In a single window of the Panthera leo isolate Ple1 chromosome A1, P.leo_Ple1_pat1.1, whole genome shotgun sequence genome:
- the LOC122229359 gene encoding uncharacterized protein LOC122229359: protein MFTHQPTWDECQQLLRILFTTEEREKIQLEARKLVPGDDGQPTANLDLINAAFPLTRPPQDGWDYNTAEGRGWLRIYRQTLMVGLWAAACKPTNLAKVYSVIQGKTESPAAYLERLMETFRQYTPMNPEAPENQAAVVMAFVNQAATDIKKKLQKLEDLEGKQIQDLVRIPQRVFNNRETPEDRQLKATEKMTKVLAAVVQKPLDKDQCAYCKEKGHWARECPRKKKPRHDQKPVTLQVEGNPVQFLVDTGAQHSVLIRPHGKISKKSSWVQGATGIKKYPWTTQRTVDLGNGKVTHSFLVIPDSPCPLLGRDLLTKMEAQIHFTPGGPQVTGPHNQPITTLTLRLEDEYRLHQGPPSQSQNIEPWLQQFPGAWAETGGMGLAKHRPALFIELKPGADPVRVRQYPVSMEARNGITPHIRRLLDLGILRPCHSAWNTPLLPVRKPNSADYRPVQDLREVNRRVMDIHPTVPNPYTLLSALSPERQWYTVLDLKDAFFSLPLAPKSQELFAFEWSDPERGINGQLTWTRLPQGFKNSPTLFDKALHEDLGEYRNQNPKVTLLQYVDDLLIAAETAEACLQGTKNLLRTLGALGYRASAKK, encoded by the exons ATGTTTACCCACCAACCCACCTGGGATGAGTGTCAGCAGCTCCTCCGAATCCTGTTCACCACCGAGGAGCGAGAAAAAATTCAATTGGAAGCAAGAAAGCTGGTTCCTGGAGATGACGGCCAACCCACTGCTAACCTTGATCTCATTAATGCAGCTTTTCCCTTGACCCGACCCCCACAGGATGGCTGGGactacaacacggcagaaggtaggggaTGGCTGCGCATTtatcgccagactctaatggTGGGTCTCTGGGCTGCTGCATGCAAGCCCACTAATTTGGCAAAAGTGTATTCAGTAATACAAGGTAAGACAGAGAGCCCTGCCGCTTATTTAGAAAGATTAATGGAAACCTTCAGACAGTATACCCCCATGAACCCCGAGGCCCCCGAAAATCAAGCTGCTGTTGTAATGGCCTTTGTAAATCAGGCAGCcactgatattaaaaagaaactccagaaactAGAGGACCTGGAGGGAAAACAGATTCAGGACTTAGTCCGCATTCCCCAGCGTGTCTTTAATAACAGAGAGACTCCAGAGGACAGGCAACTTAAAGCCACCGAGAAAATGACCAAAGTCCTGGCCGCTGTTGTCCAAAAGCCCCTAGATAAGGACCAATGTGCCTATTGcaaagaaaaaggccattgggCCCGAGAATGCCCTAGAAAGAAAAAGCCACGTCATGATCAAAAACC GGTAACGCTACAAGTGGAGGGGAACCCAGTTCAATTCCTAGTTGACAcaggagcacaacattcggtcttGATCAGGCCCCatggaaaaatttctaaaaaatcttCCTGGGTCCAAGGGGCTACCGGAATAAAAAAATATCCCTGGACCACCCAGAGGACTGTGGATCTAGGAAATGGAAAGGTCACCCATTCCTTCCTAGTCATCCCCGACAGCCCATGCCCCTTATTAGGAAGAGACTTACTCACTAAAATGGAGGCCCAAATTCATTTTACGCCAGGGGGCCCCCAAGTGACTGGCCCTCACAACCAGCCCATTACCACACTTACTCTAAGATTAGAAGATGAATATCGACTCCACCAGGGGCCACCCTCACAAAGTCAAAACATAGAGCCCTGGCTCCAACAGTTTCCAGGAGCATGGGCTGAAACCGGGGGTATGGGGTTGGCTAAACATCGCCCAGCTCTATTCATAGAGCTGAAACCGGGGGCAGATCCAGTTCGGGTCCGACAATACCCGGTGTCAATGGAGGCCAGAAATGGCATCACGCCACATATCCGTCGCCTCCTAGACTTAGGCATCTTGCGTCCCTGCCATTCAGCCTGGAACACCCCCCTGCTGCCTGTACGAAAACCTAACAGTGCGGACTATCGTCCGGTACAAGATCTGAGAGAAGTTAACCGCCGAGTCATGGACATACACCCAACAGTACCCAACCCCTATACCCTCCTAAGTGCCCTCAGCCCAGAAAGACAATGGTATACTGTCCTTgatttaaaagatgcttttttcagcCTGCCTCTGGCCCCCAAAAGTCAAGAGCTCTTCGCCTTCGAGTGGTCCGATCCTGAGAGAGGCATAAATGGGCAACTGACCTGGACCCGGCTCCCCCAAGGATTTAAAAACTCACCCACCTTGTTCGATAAGGCACTTCACGAGGATCTGGGTGAGTACCGGAATCAAAACCCCAAAGTGACTCTCTTGCAGTACGTTGACGATCTTTTAATCGCCGCTGAGACTGCCGAAGCTTGCTTGCAAGGCACCAAAAATCTCCTCCGGACACTTGGTGCCCTGGGGTACCGGGCctcagcaaagaaa